In one window of Maribacter sp. BPC-D8 DNA:
- a CDS encoding DNA polymerase III subunit alpha — MYLNNHTYYSLRYGTFSEIELLQLAKAHGVTQLVLTDINNTSACLNFVRKAPEYDVRPILGIDFRNGVEPCFVGVAKNNEGFLELNNFLSHHIHQDKKIPDTAPDFKEVFVIYPFEKVLESEKKVFAEHEFIGVSVNELKRLRFSKLLEQRDKIVLLQPVTFRNKRDFNAHRLLRAIDNNTLLSMLSVTEQARDDEHMYAIPNLAAHFSEHSFILENTQQLMDACSIHFDFTTGRKPQNLSKYLGSTKEDEVFLEQLCQEGLPKRYPEIDQAVLDRLAKELYLIKEMNFVSYFLINWDIVTYARKQNFFYVGRGSGANSIVAYLLFITDVDPMELDLYFERFINLYRVNPPDFDIDFSHRDRPVMTEYIFNRFENVALLGTYVTFQSRGVIRELGKVFGLPKDEIDLLCDGNIQESRLDTISTLVLKYTQLLHGMPNYLSIHAGGILITEKPIHWFSATNMPPKGFPTTQFDMIIAEDVGIFKFDILAQRGLSKIKETLDILERDRPEEFAKFDIHDIKAFKRDPKINNLVKTAQCMGCFYVESPAMRMLLKKLEVDTYLGLVAASSIIRPGVSKSGMMREYILRHRNKGRAEELAHPVMLEIMPETYGVMVYQEDVIKVAHHFADLDLGEADVLRRGMSGKFRSREEFQKVQDKFMDNCRKKGYAEKLITEIWDQVASFAGYAFAKGHSASYAVESYQSLFLRAYYPLEYMVAVLNNGGGFYRPEFYVHEARMLGATIHPPCVNRSNSGNRIYGKDLYLGLGYLRELEQRVMERILKDRFVKGDFISLEDFLDRLIISIEQISILIRIDAFRFTDTNKHELLWKAHLFLNKTKKIDHPKLFVPKQQHFEIPSLYSTNLEVAFTQLELFGFSLCSPFELLEEVPFNSSGSKDFEKYLNKNIDIYGYLITVKSTKTHKGKAMYFATLLDQQGQVFDAVLFPPVAEKYMFRGRGIYRFYGKVVSEFGFLSIEVIKLIKQDFIQDPRYADMKTSAKVFDKKRTGEKKIENRS; from the coding sequence GTGTACCTAAACAACCACACATACTACAGCCTTCGCTACGGGACTTTCTCCGAGATAGAGCTTTTGCAATTAGCGAAGGCACATGGGGTAACGCAATTGGTATTGACAGACATTAATAATACATCGGCTTGTTTAAACTTTGTTCGTAAAGCACCTGAATATGATGTGCGACCTATTTTAGGTATCGATTTTCGAAACGGAGTAGAGCCTTGCTTTGTAGGGGTAGCAAAGAATAATGAGGGATTTCTAGAACTCAATAATTTCTTATCGCATCACATTCATCAAGACAAGAAAATACCAGATACCGCTCCAGATTTTAAAGAGGTGTTTGTTATTTATCCCTTCGAGAAAGTGTTGGAGAGTGAAAAGAAAGTCTTTGCTGAACATGAGTTTATAGGGGTTTCTGTAAATGAGCTAAAACGACTCCGGTTTTCAAAATTGTTAGAGCAGCGCGATAAAATTGTATTGCTACAGCCAGTCACGTTCAGGAACAAGCGCGATTTTAATGCACATCGATTACTGCGTGCCATAGATAACAACACCTTATTGAGTATGTTATCGGTTACCGAACAGGCACGTGATGATGAACATATGTATGCGATACCAAACTTGGCGGCGCATTTTTCTGAACATAGTTTTATTCTAGAAAATACCCAGCAGTTGATGGATGCCTGTTCCATTCATTTCGATTTTACTACAGGGCGAAAACCTCAGAATTTAAGTAAGTATTTAGGCAGTACCAAAGAGGATGAGGTTTTTCTAGAGCAGTTATGTCAAGAGGGATTGCCCAAGCGTTACCCAGAAATTGACCAGGCTGTATTGGATCGCTTAGCGAAAGAGCTGTATCTCATTAAAGAGATGAATTTTGTCTCTTACTTTCTTATCAATTGGGATATTGTCACCTATGCCCGAAAACAGAATTTCTTTTATGTGGGTAGGGGTAGTGGTGCCAATAGCATTGTGGCATACCTGCTTTTTATTACCGATGTAGACCCTATGGAGCTCGACTTGTATTTTGAGCGATTTATTAATCTGTACCGTGTGAATCCGCCCGATTTTGATATTGATTTCTCGCATCGGGACAGACCTGTAATGACGGAATATATTTTTAATCGTTTCGAAAATGTGGCACTGTTGGGTACCTACGTTACTTTCCAATCTCGGGGTGTAATTCGTGAGCTTGGTAAGGTTTTCGGTCTGCCAAAAGATGAAATAGATTTGTTGTGCGATGGTAATATTCAGGAAAGCAGGTTAGATACTATTTCAACTTTAGTATTGAAATACACACAGCTGCTACATGGTATGCCTAATTACCTGAGTATACATGCAGGCGGAATTCTAATTACCGAGAAACCTATTCACTGGTTTTCGGCGACCAATATGCCTCCAAAGGGATTCCCCACCACGCAGTTCGATATGATTATCGCTGAAGATGTCGGTATTTTTAAGTTCGATATTCTTGCCCAACGCGGACTCTCGAAAATAAAGGAGACGCTTGATATTTTAGAACGTGACCGTCCCGAGGAATTTGCCAAGTTTGATATTCATGATATCAAGGCGTTTAAGAGAGACCCTAAAATCAATAATTTGGTGAAAACGGCGCAGTGTATGGGTTGTTTTTATGTGGAGTCTCCCGCCATGCGGATGTTATTGAAGAAGCTGGAAGTTGATACCTATTTGGGTTTGGTAGCTGCAAGTTCTATTATTCGCCCGGGAGTGTCTAAAAGCGGAATGATGCGCGAGTATATTCTTCGCCATCGTAACAAGGGTAGGGCAGAGGAGCTGGCACACCCAGTGATGCTAGAAATTATGCCAGAGACTTACGGAGTAATGGTCTATCAAGAAGATGTAATAAAAGTAGCCCACCATTTTGCAGACCTAGATTTAGGAGAAGCTGATGTATTACGACGCGGTATGAGTGGTAAGTTCCGTTCGCGAGAGGAGTTTCAGAAAGTGCAAGACAAGTTTATGGATAATTGCCGTAAAAAAGGATATGCCGAGAAACTCATTACCGAGATTTGGGACCAAGTAGCGAGTTTTGCAGGCTATGCTTTTGCTAAAGGGCATTCTGCATCGTATGCCGTAGAAAGTTACCAGAGTTTGTTTTTGCGTGCCTACTATCCGTTAGAATATATGGTGGCGGTGCTTAATAATGGTGGCGGATTTTATAGACCCGAATTCTACGTACACGAAGCCCGTATGTTGGGTGCAACAATTCATCCACCATGCGTAAATAGAAGTAATTCGGGAAATCGTATTTATGGTAAGGATTTGTATTTAGGATTAGGCTATTTGCGGGAATTAGAACAAAGGGTGATGGAGCGTATTTTAAAAGACCGCTTCGTGAAAGGTGATTTTATATCGTTGGAAGATTTTTTGGACAGACTGATAATCTCCATAGAGCAAATCAGTATTTTAATACGGATTGATGCATTCCGATTTACGGATACCAACAAACACGAACTCCTCTGGAAAGCACATTTGTTCTTAAACAAAACCAAAAAAATAGACCACCCAAAATTGTTCGTACCAAAACAACAACATTTTGAAATTCCGTCATTATACAGCACTAATTTAGAAGTTGCTTTTACGCAGTTAGAATTGTTTGGTTTCAGTTTATGTAGTCCGTTTGAACTTTTAGAAGAGGTGCCATTTAATAGTTCCGGCAGTAAAGATTTCGAAAAGTATCTGAATAAAAATATCGATATCTACGGATATTTGATTACCGTAAAAAGCACGAAGACCCATAAAGGCAAAGCAATGTACTTTGCGACATTGTTAGACCAACAAGGGCAAGTTTTTGATGCCGTACTATTTCCGCCAGTAGCAGAGAAATATATGTTTAGGGGAAGAGGAATTTATCGGTTCTACGGTAAAGTGGTCAGTGAATTCGGTTTTTTAAGTATAGAGGTTATTAAACTAATAAAACAAGACTTCATTCAAGATCCAAGGTATGCTGATATGAAGACTAGTGCAAAGGTTTTTGATAAAAAGAGAACTGGAGAGAAGAAAATAGAAAATAGAAGTTAG
- the dinB gene encoding DNA polymerase IV, translating into MSKTILHIDLDTFYVSVERLNNRELQNKPLLVGGTGDRGVVAACSYETRGFGVHSGMPMKMARELCPDAVVIRGNAGDYSKHSDVVTEIIKEYVPVFEKSSIDEFYADLTGMDRFFGCYQYASQMRKKIIRETGLPISFGLSANKVVSKVATNEAKPNNQLKIDEGLEKPFLAPLSIKKIPMVGDKTYQTLRNLGLRQVRSVQEMPMEVMQRVLGANGGVIWKRANGIDNTPVIPFCERKSISTERTFNKDTIDVNRLRGILIAMTENLAYQLRRGDKLTACISVKIRYSDFNTYSKQMRIPYTSGDHILIPKILDLFKTLYNRRLLVRLIGIRFSHLVSGNYQINLFDDTEEILSLYNAMDNIRKRYGEKSVLRASGMGAKTIGRMHNPFNGLPPVVLAHRKM; encoded by the coding sequence ATGAGCAAGACAATACTTCATATAGATTTAGATACTTTTTATGTATCAGTAGAACGACTCAATAATCGTGAGTTGCAGAATAAGCCTTTATTGGTAGGCGGTACGGGAGACCGTGGCGTGGTAGCGGCATGTAGTTATGAAACCCGCGGATTCGGAGTGCATTCGGGTATGCCCATGAAAATGGCGCGCGAACTGTGTCCCGATGCTGTTGTAATTCGAGGTAATGCGGGTGACTATAGTAAGCACTCAGATGTGGTGACGGAAATTATAAAAGAGTACGTACCGGTATTCGAAAAATCGAGTATCGATGAGTTCTATGCAGATCTTACCGGCATGGATCGCTTTTTTGGCTGCTACCAGTATGCTTCTCAAATGCGAAAGAAGATTATTCGAGAAACGGGACTCCCCATTTCCTTCGGATTATCAGCGAATAAAGTGGTGTCTAAAGTAGCCACGAACGAGGCGAAACCAAACAATCAGTTGAAGATAGATGAGGGATTGGAGAAACCTTTTTTAGCACCATTATCGATTAAAAAAATACCGATGGTGGGTGATAAAACCTATCAGACCTTACGGAATCTTGGTTTACGACAAGTGCGTAGCGTGCAAGAGATGCCTATGGAGGTCATGCAGCGGGTTTTGGGCGCTAATGGCGGAGTAATATGGAAACGTGCCAATGGGATAGATAATACACCTGTGATTCCGTTTTGCGAACGAAAATCTATCTCTACCGAACGAACTTTTAATAAAGATACGATTGATGTAAATAGACTACGTGGTATTCTCATTGCTATGACCGAAAACCTGGCATATCAATTACGACGTGGAGATAAGCTAACTGCTTGTATTTCAGTAAAGATTCGATATTCAGATTTTAATACCTACTCAAAGCAAATGCGGATTCCTTATACTAGCGGAGACCATATTCTAATACCTAAAATTCTAGACCTGTTCAAGACCTTATATAACCGTAGGTTATTAGTGAGGCTAATTGGTATACGTTTTAGTCATTTGGTATCTGGTAATTATCAAATCAACCTTTTTGATGATACCGAAGAAATTCTAAGCCTCTATAATGCAATGGATAATATTAGAAAACGCTACGGAGAAAAAAGTGTATTACGAGCATCGGGCATGGGAGCAAAAACAATTGGTAGAATGCATAACCCTTTCAACGGATTACCACCTGTTGTGTTGGCGCATAGGAAGATGTAA
- a CDS encoding DNA cytosine methyltransferase, which translates to MNIVSFFAGAGGLDLGFEQAGFNVIWANEYDKDIWETYEKNHPNTTFDKRSIVDIPADDVPDCDGIIGGPPCQSWSAAGAARGIQDKRGQLFYDFIRILEAKQPKFFLAENVSGMLIGKHSTALDGIKNLLKNAGTGYDLSFQMLNASDYNVPQDRKRVFFIGIRKDLNFKYEFPTETFPKITLETAISDLKDAAIPALEFNNTNGKKCTIPNHEYMIGGFSTMYMSRNRVRNWDEQSFTIQAGGRHAPIHPQAPKMKLIEKDVRVFVPGKEDLYRRLSVRECARIQTFPNDFTFHYKKVAAGYKMIGNAVPVNLAKFLAESIMKQLKANDKLKKKQNTKADKLPV; encoded by the coding sequence ATGAATATAGTATCCTTTTTTGCTGGAGCAGGCGGACTAGATCTTGGTTTTGAACAAGCTGGTTTTAATGTGATTTGGGCAAACGAATATGATAAAGATATTTGGGAGACTTATGAAAAGAATCACCCCAATACTACATTCGACAAAAGAAGTATTGTTGATATACCTGCGGATGATGTACCCGATTGTGACGGAATCATTGGCGGACCACCATGTCAAAGTTGGAGCGCCGCTGGTGCAGCTAGAGGTATTCAAGATAAAAGAGGACAGCTATTCTATGATTTTATTAGAATACTGGAAGCAAAGCAGCCCAAATTCTTTTTAGCAGAAAACGTAAGCGGAATGCTTATTGGCAAACACAGTACAGCACTTGATGGTATTAAGAATCTTTTAAAAAACGCTGGTACAGGTTATGACCTTTCTTTTCAAATGCTAAATGCATCTGACTACAATGTGCCACAAGACAGAAAGAGAGTTTTCTTTATAGGCATTAGAAAAGACTTGAATTTTAAATATGAATTCCCGACTGAGACTTTCCCTAAAATCACTCTTGAAACAGCCATTTCAGACTTAAAGGATGCGGCAATACCTGCGCTAGAATTCAATAATACGAACGGCAAAAAGTGTACTATTCCCAATCACGAGTATATGATCGGTGGTTTTTCAACCATGTACATGTCTAGAAATCGTGTTCGTAATTGGGACGAACAATCATTCACCATACAAGCAGGTGGCAGACATGCGCCTATACATCCGCAGGCACCAAAGATGAAGCTTATTGAAAAGGATGTTCGCGTATTTGTACCAGGTAAAGAAGATTTATACAGAAGGTTAAGCGTACGAGAATGTGCTAGAATACAGACTTTTCCCAATGATTTTACCTTTCACTACAAAAAAGTAGCGGCCGGCTATAAAATGATCGGTAACGCAGTACCCGTTAACTTAGCGAAGTTTTTAGCTGAGAGTATTATGAAGCAATTAAAGGCTAATGATAAATTAAAAAAGAAGCAAAATACAAAAGCTGATAAATTACCTGTCTAG
- a CDS encoding type II CAAX prenyl endopeptidase Rce1 family protein, producing the protein MINFLKKYEIWVFLALAPLLNFVITYLKSKGVIEFFPYTNGRFYALMFLLLFIVKITKGNEGIKNLFRPMLVWKVHPKWYLFSLLFAFTIGLMTLVIVAFYNGDMSILDFEIYIPSLKFTLFLLSWAFLGEVVWIGYAFRELSKITKPFYATQVIGFVWSLWWLPSVFINVGVIEDLPVWPLFLNMMGAAGMCAIVYSKTKSGICVLVIQSMLNMSLVLLPISPDAGDYTYTVFAVLYFVVMLIFMYFMPPKLNFESSNKLNKA; encoded by the coding sequence ATGATTAATTTTTTAAAAAAGTACGAAATATGGGTGTTTTTAGCACTCGCGCCTTTACTTAATTTTGTTATTACTTATTTGAAAAGTAAGGGGGTTATAGAATTTTTTCCATATACAAACGGTCGCTTTTACGCACTAATGTTCTTATTGCTTTTTATTGTAAAAATTACAAAAGGTAATGAAGGTATAAAGAATTTGTTTAGACCTATGCTAGTTTGGAAAGTGCACCCAAAGTGGTATCTATTTAGCTTACTATTCGCATTTACCATAGGTTTAATGACATTGGTAATTGTAGCTTTTTATAATGGAGACATGTCCATTCTAGATTTCGAAATTTATATACCTAGCTTAAAATTCACTTTGTTTCTTTTGTCTTGGGCATTTCTAGGTGAAGTGGTATGGATAGGTTATGCATTTCGTGAACTTTCGAAAATCACTAAACCATTTTACGCAACTCAGGTTATCGGCTTTGTATGGTCTTTATGGTGGTTACCTTCCGTTTTTATTAATGTCGGAGTAATAGAAGATTTGCCAGTATGGCCATTATTTTTAAATATGATGGGAGCTGCTGGTATGTGCGCTATTGTATACTCAAAAACTAAAAGTGGAATATGTGTGTTGGTAATACAATCGATGTTAAATATGTCTCTTGTTTTGTTGCCGATTTCACCAGATGCGGGTGACTATACTTATACTGTATTTGCAGTTCTTTATTTTGTGGTCATGTTGATTTTCATGTATTTTATGCCGCCGAAGTTAAATTTTGAATCGTCGAATAAATTAAATAAGGCTTAA
- a CDS encoding class I SAM-dependent methyltransferase, whose product MKKIIKEFIGAFLVKLQPEKVETLIKKGISFNVKNELSLSERFMRSALLKNAEKNQDFNMLAEYHENFWKETGRKYFSEKENVLKDFFLPNCLPVFEKLHDILKDTHKEFHTMVEIGTGNGDVLDYLSSKFPQIERFVGIDLSVEQINFNQKLYDENIKIEFVAADGFEWIKENGTNNMIIFTSGGVLEYFSEQRLQKFFSYLNELGFSIFIAIEPIGANIDFTKNPNSQPYGVERSFSHDYLRLFKNAGFSLWHESKAPGKIHEDHFGIFGVMNT is encoded by the coding sequence ATGAAAAAAATAATTAAAGAATTTATTGGAGCATTTTTGGTTAAGTTACAACCCGAAAAAGTGGAAACATTAATAAAAAAAGGTATAAGCTTTAATGTCAAAAATGAACTTAGTTTAAGTGAACGTTTCATGCGTTCGGCACTTTTGAAAAATGCTGAAAAAAATCAAGATTTCAACATGTTGGCAGAGTATCATGAAAATTTTTGGAAAGAAACAGGTAGAAAATATTTTTCTGAGAAAGAGAATGTATTAAAAGATTTTTTTCTTCCCAATTGTTTACCTGTATTTGAGAAGCTTCATGATATATTAAAAGATACTCATAAAGAGTTTCATACCATGGTTGAAATTGGCACAGGAAATGGGGATGTTTTGGATTACTTGAGCTCTAAATTTCCACAGATTGAAAGATTTGTTGGAATTGACTTAAGCGTTGAGCAAATTAATTTCAATCAAAAACTGTATGATGAAAACATTAAAATTGAATTTGTAGCGGCAGATGGATTTGAATGGATTAAAGAAAATGGAACCAATAACATGATAATCTTTACCTCAGGTGGTGTCCTTGAATATTTTTCAGAACAACGATTACAGAAATTCTTTTCTTATTTAAACGAATTAGGATTTTCCATCTTTATTGCTATTGAGCCCATTGGAGCAAATATTGATTTCACAAAGAATCCAAATTCTCAACCTTATGGTGTGGAGCGATCATTTTCTCATGATTATTTACGACTTTTTAAAAATGCGGGTTTTAGTTTATGGCACGAGTCTAAGGCGCCAGGTAAAATTCATGAAGATCATTTTGGAATTTTCGGAGTAATGAATACTTGA
- a CDS encoding efflux RND transporter periplasmic adaptor subunit translates to MKKNILYLGIAAVLGLLCGYLIFHNNSDSINAEVTNDHNHSEVSINEMWTCSMHPQIMLPEFGNCPICGMDLILADVGGEVLAVNEIKMTANAMALANIETTIVGNLADGDSDRIISLSGKIAVNKETNAVQASYFDGRLERLNVNYEGQKVKRGQLLATIYAPNLVAAQQELLTTASLKESQPALYNAVRNKLKLWKLSESQINAIESSGKVRDNFSIYATVSGTVSEVMAKEGDYVKQGQPILEVTNLNSVWAEFDAYENQISNLKVGQKIKVLSNAYTKEFEATISFIDPMLNNAKRTVTVRAILKNTEGLFKPGMFVTGKLTRKVDINDEMISVPASAVMWTGERSLVYVRTNPNEPVFEMREVTIGNRNGENFTISKGLQNGEEIVTNGTFTMDAAAQLQGKKSMMNKTGGKIMTGHEHHMGLESTNDEMESSYSMKMELPETFQNNFSKSLNEYLKMKDAFVAGNTTQVASLAKVASSKFKTLLVKDLGEMEKAHLQKSIEMFNAIGNSVDIGEQRNYLVILNENVVAIAMNLQSSSEPIYVQECPMANENKGARWLSMEKEIRNPYYDSGMLTCGSVVSVIE, encoded by the coding sequence GTGGACGTGCTCAATGCATCCACAGATTATGTTGCCAGAGTTTGGTAATTGCCCTATTTGCGGGATGGATTTGATTCTTGCTGATGTTGGTGGGGAAGTTCTTGCTGTCAATGAAATAAAGATGACCGCGAATGCAATGGCATTAGCAAATATTGAAACTACCATTGTAGGAAATCTTGCAGACGGTGACAGCGATAGAATTATTTCACTTTCAGGAAAAATTGCTGTAAACAAAGAGACCAATGCTGTTCAAGCAAGCTATTTTGATGGTCGTTTAGAGCGTTTGAATGTCAACTACGAGGGACAAAAAGTAAAGCGAGGTCAATTATTAGCAACAATTTACGCACCTAACCTCGTTGCGGCGCAACAAGAGCTTCTTACTACAGCATCATTAAAAGAATCTCAACCAGCATTGTATAATGCGGTTAGAAATAAATTGAAACTTTGGAAGCTTTCAGAGAGTCAAATAAACGCTATAGAATCTTCTGGAAAAGTTCGCGATAATTTTTCCATTTACGCTACAGTTTCAGGAACAGTCTCAGAAGTAATGGCAAAAGAGGGAGACTATGTAAAGCAGGGTCAACCAATTTTAGAAGTAACCAATTTAAATTCTGTTTGGGCGGAGTTTGATGCTTACGAAAATCAAATTTCTAATTTAAAAGTTGGTCAGAAAATTAAGGTATTAAGTAATGCCTATACTAAAGAATTTGAAGCGACAATATCATTTATAGACCCTATGCTGAACAATGCAAAACGTACGGTGACAGTAAGAGCTATTCTTAAAAATACAGAAGGCTTGTTCAAGCCTGGCATGTTTGTAACGGGTAAACTTACTAGAAAAGTGGACATTAATGATGAAATGATAAGCGTTCCTGCAAGTGCTGTGATGTGGACAGGAGAAAGATCATTGGTTTATGTAAGAACAAATCCAAATGAGCCAGTTTTTGAAATGCGAGAAGTAACTATTGGTAACCGAAACGGTGAAAATTTTACGATTTCAAAAGGTTTGCAAAATGGAGAGGAGATTGTTACTAATGGTACGTTTACCATGGATGCTGCAGCACAGCTACAGGGTAAAAAATCTATGATGAATAAAACGGGAGGCAAGATAATGACTGGTCATGAACATCATATGGGCTTAGAGTCAACAAATGATGAAATGGAATCATCTTATAGTATGAAGATGGAATTGCCAGAAACTTTTCAAAATAATTTTTCAAAATCATTAAATGAATATTTGAAAATGAAAGATGCCTTTGTGGCGGGTAATACAACACAAGTTGCATCATTAGCAAAAGTGGCAAGTTCCAAATTCAAGACATTATTAGTAAAAGACTTAGGAGAAATGGAGAAAGCGCATTTACAAAAAAGTATAGAAATGTTTAATGCTATTGGCAATAGTGTAGACATAGGCGAACAAAGAAATTACCTAGTGATTTTGAATGAGAATGTTGTTGCTATTGCAATGAATCTTCAATCGTCTTCAGAACCGATATATGTTCAAGAATGCCCAATGGCTAATGAAAATAAAGGTGCTAGATGGCTAAGTATGGAAAAAGAAATTAGGAATCCATATTATGACAGTGGTATGTTGACTTGTGGTAGTGTTGTAAGTGTAATTGAGTAA